Proteins encoded in a region of the Loxodonta africana isolate mLoxAfr1 chromosome 22, mLoxAfr1.hap2, whole genome shotgun sequence genome:
- the ZNF502 gene encoding zinc finger protein 502 yields MLNMQGAEERGSARVTSPGWENRPAPEQEVSEIDSPGVVAERFQENEHQDSTFVEKHACEGMKESPSRELPRPCLFQEGGFGGITFIHKETTPEIISQDYNLEKSLLSTSSLVPHLRVSTEESLHQWETTSIHTSEISEQSKCPTLSTQKKSWKCNECGKTFTQSSSLTQHQRTHTGERPYSCEECGKAFSRSSFLVQHQRIHTGVKPYGCEQCGKVFRCQSFLTQHQRIHTGEKPYKCHECGNSFRNHSHLTEHHRIHTGEKPYKCHRCGKAFHQNTHLIHHQRIHTGEKPYLCNKCGSSFRKHSNLTQHQRIHTGEKPHKCDECGKTFQTKANLSQHQRIHTGEKPYKCKECGKAFCQSPSLIKHQRIHTGEKPYKCKECGKAFTQSTPLTKHQRIHTGERPYKCSECGKAFIQSICLTRHQRSHTGEKPYKCSECGKGFNQNTCLTQHMRIHTGEKPYKCKECGKAFAHSSSLTEHHRTHTGEKLYKCSECEKTFRKYAHLSEHYRIHTGEKPYECIECGKFFRHSSVLFRHQKLHSCE; encoded by the exons ATGTTGAATATGCAAGGAGCTGAAGAGAGAGGGAGTGCAAGAGTGACCAGCCCAG GTTGGGAGAACAGGCCTGCCCCAGAGCAAGAAGTCTCTGAAATTGATTCTCCAGGCGTAGTAGCAGAGAGATTCCAAGAGAATGAACACCAGGATTCTACGTTTGTAGAAAAACATGCATGCGAGGGCATGAAGGAAAGCCCTTCCAGAGAGCTTCCCAGGCCATGCCTTTTCCAAGAAGGAGGCTTTGGGGGAATAACCTTCATCCACAAGGAAACAACTCCGGAAATAATTAGCCAAGACTATAACCTCGAAAAAAGCTTGCTTTCGACCTCAAGCCTTGTTCCACATCTCAGGGTTTCTACAGAAGAGAGCCTGCATCAGTGGGAGACCACTAGCATACACACCAGTGAGATTTCAGAGCAAAGTAAATGCCCAACCCTCTCCACCCAGAAAAAATCTTggaaatgtaatgaatgtggaaaGACTTTTACTCAGAGCTCATCCCTTACCCAACACCAGAGAACTCATACTGGGGAGAGACCCTACTCATGtgaagaatgtgggaaagcctttagtcgtaGCTCATTCCTTGTTCAACATCAACGGATTCACACTGGAGTGAAACCGTATGGATGTGAACAGTGTGGGAAAGTGTTTCGATGTCAATCATTTCTTACTCAGCATCAGAGAatccacactggagagaaaccttataaatGTCATGAATGTGGGAATTCCTTCCGCAATCACTCACATCTCACTGAACATCACagaattcacactggagagaaaccttataaatGTCACAGGTGTGGGAAGGCATTCCATCAGAACACACACCTCATTCATCATCAGAGAATTCACACTGGTGAGAAGCCTTATTTATGCAATAAATGTGGCTCTTCCTTCCGGAAACACTCAAATCTTACACAGCATCAGAGAATTCACACTGGGGAAAAACCCCATAAATGTgatgaatgtgggaaaaccttccaAACGAAGGCAAACCTCTCTCagcatcagagaattcatactggagagaaaccctataaatgtaaggaatgtggaaaagccttctgCCAAAGCCCATCCCTTATCAAACACCAacgaattcatactggagaaaagccttataaatgtaaggaatgtggcaaaGCTTTTACTCAGAGCACCCCACTCACTAAGCATCAGaggattcatactggagagagacCCTACAAATGCAGTGAATGTGGTAAAGCTTTCATTCAGAGCATCTGCCTTACTCGGCATCAGAGAAGTCACACTGGAGAAAAACCCTATAAgtgcagtgaatgtgggaaagGGTTTAATCAGAATACCTGTCTTACTCAGCATATGAGAATTCATACTGGTGAGAAGCCCTAtaaatgcaaggaatgtgggaaggcctttgcACATAGCTCATCTCTCACTGAACATCATAGAACTCACACTGGTGAGAAGCTCTATAAGTGTAGTGAATGTGAGAAAACCTTCCGCAAGTATGCACACCTCAGTGAACATTACAGAATTCATACTGgtgagaagccttatgaatgcaTTGAATGTGGGAAATTCTTCAGACACAGTTCAGTCCTTTTCAGACATCAGAAACTCCACAGTTGTGAATAA